A section of the Roseovarius sp. W115 genome encodes:
- a CDS encoding putative ABC exporter domain-containing protein produces the protein MNPALSQLLMMRLRGGLRQRLLQLASLRGLLFSLAFGGIIWFLVASNNSPDTSLFGSAALDRQALSEQILTFMPLSMLGLSLLTVLMTTGPTFHFSPNEINFLFTGPFRRRDLILYKFGAYVAGVALTSAFITLIAPPQTGSALSVFIASLLTLVFVQLNSAVIGMTGQALEGSRFARIRWPAIVVLCALAAATVLYAWVTSDRGIIDLLSEFRYSWIGTIILIPYIVFAELFVAPSFSHLAFWALVAVVINAALLHAVIVLDARTTDRSLIENARLSSRWERIKQGGSFFATQRTEVRSIRRAPSAGGLGPIAWRQALNALRNSFKLIIIFAGLAACIAPISSALGAPVTEAHTLMIIYVFIAFILPRNLVCDFRGDLSRMEIYKTLPIAPWRICAGQLVVQVLLAYAIALTIITSALVFEDIVTTDIALVLAAFALPLTLLIYAVENTVHLLFPTKLVAMGRADFEFLGRSIVEFIAKTLFVFAAMAASGAVGLVTFKTMGTTLVLSGLASWLTLTLIGLMTLVALQYAFRRFAVAETID, from the coding sequence ATGAATCCTGCTCTGTCCCAACTTCTCATGATGCGACTGCGTGGCGGTCTGCGCCAACGCTTGCTTCAATTGGCCAGCTTGCGCGGCCTGCTGTTCTCTCTTGCTTTTGGCGGGATCATTTGGTTCCTGGTCGCTTCAAACAATTCCCCGGACACGAGCTTGTTCGGATCAGCGGCTCTGGACCGGCAAGCATTGAGCGAGCAGATCCTCACTTTTATGCCGCTCAGCATGCTCGGGCTGTCGCTGCTCACCGTATTGATGACGACCGGCCCTACGTTTCATTTTTCGCCGAATGAGATCAATTTTCTCTTTACTGGGCCATTCCGCCGGCGAGATTTGATCCTCTATAAGTTTGGCGCCTATGTCGCTGGCGTCGCCTTGACGAGCGCGTTCATCACGCTCATTGCGCCGCCGCAAACAGGATCGGCCCTGTCTGTCTTTATCGCCTCGCTCCTGACGCTTGTGTTCGTTCAGCTGAACAGCGCTGTCATCGGCATGACCGGGCAGGCGCTGGAAGGCAGTAGGTTCGCAAGGATACGATGGCCCGCTATTGTGGTGCTTTGCGCACTTGCCGCAGCAACCGTGCTTTACGCATGGGTCACGTCCGACCGTGGCATTATCGACCTTCTGTCCGAGTTTCGATACTCATGGATCGGGACCATCATCTTGATCCCCTACATCGTGTTTGCCGAACTTTTCGTGGCGCCATCGTTTTCACATCTGGCCTTTTGGGCTCTTGTCGCGGTCGTCATCAATGCCGCATTATTGCACGCGGTCATAGTTCTCGATGCCCGCACGACCGACCGCTCCCTGATTGAAAACGCCCGTCTCAGCAGCCGATGGGAGCGCATCAAACAGGGTGGATCGTTCTTTGCTACTCAGCGGACCGAAGTGCGCTCGATCCGTCGAGCACCAAGTGCAGGCGGCTTGGGGCCCATTGCCTGGCGACAGGCCCTCAACGCATTGCGGAATTCATTCAAACTTATCATCATATTTGCTGGTCTCGCCGCCTGTATTGCGCCGATTTCCTCAGCGCTCGGTGCGCCGGTCACGGAAGCACATACTTTGATGATTATTTATGTCTTCATCGCATTCATCCTACCTCGCAATCTGGTCTGCGACTTTCGCGGTGACCTGAGCCGGATGGAAATCTACAAAACACTGCCCATCGCACCGTGGCGCATTTGCGCAGGCCAACTCGTGGTTCAGGTGCTTCTGGCCTATGCCATTGCTTTGACAATCATAACAAGCGCCCTTGTCTTTGAGGATATTGTTACGACAGACATTGCACTGGTCTTAGCCGCTTTTGCGCTTCCGTTGACGTTGCTCATCTATGCAGTCGAGAACACGGTACATCTACTGTTTCCAACAAAGCTCGTTGCGATGGGGCGGGCTGATTTCGAGTTTCTTGGTCGCTCAATTGTCGAGTTTATCGCGAAAACGTTGTTTGTTTTCGCTGCTATGGCGGCATCGGGTGCCGTGGGGCTGGTCACATTCAAAACAATGGGAACCACTTTGGTCCTGTCTGGCCTGGCGAGTTGGCTAACACTGACGCTGATCGGACTGATGACATTGGTCGCACTGCAATATGCCTTCCGGCGCTTCGCGGTTGCAGAAACCATCGACTAA
- a CDS encoding DMT family transporter, translating to MKHTVWLYAVLFAMGAGWGLTIPLTKIAVSTGHQPFGLIFWQLVVVVLMLGSVTLVRGRKLQMKRQYLRLFVMVALCGAVLPDIFFYLAAAQLPGGVMSIVTATVAMFSLPIAIALGNEKFEPQRLLGLGFGLAGIILLVGPEASLPASASAGFVLLALCAPMLYATEGNLVAKWGTQGLDPMQVIFGASLIGMALTFPMALVSGQWINPLITFGKPEIALIAAAALHALVYACYVWMVGRAGSVFAAQTSYVVTAMGVLWSMAILSESYSVWVWLALGVMLLGMFLVQPRAARVLVPGRVIEEDQT from the coding sequence ATGAAACACACCGTCTGGCTCTATGCGGTGCTCTTCGCCATGGGCGCGGGGTGGGGGCTGACCATTCCGCTCACTAAGATTGCCGTCAGCACAGGGCACCAACCTTTTGGTTTGATTTTCTGGCAGCTGGTGGTGGTTGTTCTGATGCTTGGCAGCGTGACTTTGGTGCGGGGGCGCAAGCTGCAAATGAAGCGTCAATATCTTCGTCTTTTCGTCATGGTCGCCCTTTGCGGAGCTGTGTTGCCAGACATCTTCTTCTACCTCGCCGCAGCACAGCTTCCGGGGGGCGTGATGTCGATTGTCACGGCAACGGTGGCCATGTTTTCACTACCCATTGCAATCGCGCTGGGCAACGAAAAGTTTGAACCACAACGATTGCTTGGATTGGGGTTTGGCCTCGCTGGAATCATCCTATTGGTCGGGCCGGAGGCCAGCCTTCCGGCCAGCGCAAGTGCGGGGTTTGTGCTTTTGGCGCTATGCGCACCAATGCTCTATGCGACCGAAGGCAACCTGGTGGCCAAATGGGGCACGCAGGGGCTGGACCCGATGCAGGTCATCTTTGGGGCGTCACTTATCGGCATGGCGCTGACCTTTCCCATGGCTTTGGTGTCGGGGCAATGGATCAACCCGCTGATAACGTTTGGAAAACCTGAGATCGCGCTCATCGCCGCAGCCGCGCTGCACGCGCTTGTCTATGCCTGCTATGTCTGGATGGTCGGGCGTGCGGGGTCCGTTTTTGCGGCGCAAACCAGCTATGTGGTCACGGCCATGGGCGTTCTGTGGTCCATGGCCATCCTGAGCGAGAGCTATTCGGTGTGGGTCTGGCTCGCGCTGGGCGTCATGCTCCTGGGCATGTTCCTGGTCCAGCCACGTGCCGCTCGAGTGCTTGTGCCGGGCCGTGTGATCGAAGAAGATCAAACCTAG
- a CDS encoding SLC13 family permease, which yields MFFLFIREVYPTEVVALGGAALLLATGVLPYEAALNVLANPAPWTIAGMFIIMGALVRTGALDAFTSVADKQAKVNPKLAIGMLMLFVVFGSAFMNNTPVVVVMIPIFVQLARSLGVTASKMLIPLSYAAILGGTLTLIGTSTNLLVDGVARAQGMEPFTIFEVTPLAVCLVAWGAVYLYFIAPRLLPDRESMADMLSDRSKMKFFTEAVIPPESNLIGREVTGVLLFKRDGVRLIDVIRGDLSLRRNLKGVELQVGDRVVLRTQMTELLSLQRNKELKRVDQVSAVETSTVEVLITPGCKMVGRSLGSLRLRRRFGVYPLAVHRRNQNIGMQLDELIVRVGDTLLLEGAPEDIKRLANEMDLVDVSQPSARAYRRGHAPIALAALAGIVILAALGVAPILALTVVALAVVLLARCIDADEAFSFVDGRLLALIFSMLAVGAALEASGAVALIVEAIAPVLSMLPAFLVIWAIYLITSVLTELISNNAVAVVVTPIAIGLAEALGVDARPLVIAVMVAASASFATPIGYQTNTLVYGPGGYKFTDFMKVGIPLNLSIGVLASVLIPFIWPL from the coding sequence ATGTTTTTCCTTTTTATTCGAGAGGTTTACCCAACTGAAGTGGTGGCTCTAGGAGGCGCGGCTTTACTGCTGGCAACGGGTGTACTGCCTTATGAGGCCGCGTTGAACGTTTTGGCTAACCCGGCTCCATGGACCATTGCGGGCATGTTCATCATCATGGGCGCCTTGGTACGTACCGGTGCGCTTGATGCGTTCACCTCTGTCGCGGACAAACAGGCCAAAGTGAACCCGAAACTGGCCATCGGAATGCTGATGCTCTTTGTGGTGTTTGGCTCGGCCTTTATGAACAACACCCCTGTTGTCGTGGTCATGATCCCGATTTTCGTGCAGCTGGCGCGATCACTCGGTGTCACAGCCTCCAAGATGCTGATCCCGTTGAGTTATGCTGCCATTTTGGGGGGCACCCTGACGCTGATTGGGACATCGACCAACCTGCTGGTCGATGGCGTGGCGCGCGCGCAGGGGATGGAACCCTTCACGATCTTTGAGGTCACGCCCCTGGCCGTGTGCCTGGTCGCTTGGGGCGCGGTGTATCTTTATTTCATTGCACCGCGGCTGTTGCCTGACCGGGAAAGCATGGCGGATATGCTCTCGGATCGCTCGAAGATGAAGTTTTTCACTGAGGCGGTGATCCCGCCTGAGAGCAACCTGATTGGCCGCGAAGTGACTGGTGTTCTACTTTTCAAACGCGATGGTGTGAGACTGATTGACGTGATCCGGGGGGACCTGTCATTGCGGCGCAATTTGAAGGGCGTTGAGTTGCAGGTGGGCGACCGCGTGGTGCTGCGGACGCAGATGACCGAACTTCTGAGCCTGCAACGCAACAAGGAACTCAAGCGCGTCGATCAGGTTTCTGCGGTGGAAACGAGCACGGTTGAGGTGTTGATCACGCCCGGGTGCAAGATGGTTGGACGCAGCCTTGGGTCTTTGCGTCTGCGGCGGCGGTTTGGGGTTTATCCCTTGGCTGTGCACCGGCGGAACCAAAACATCGGGATGCAGCTTGATGAGTTGATCGTGCGTGTGGGCGATACGCTTTTGCTCGAAGGGGCGCCGGAGGATATCAAACGATTGGCCAACGAGATGGATTTGGTGGATGTCAGCCAACCCTCGGCGCGGGCCTACAGACGGGGCCATGCGCCAATCGCTCTGGCCGCCTTGGCGGGCATCGTGATCCTCGCCGCTTTGGGGGTTGCGCCCATTCTCGCCCTCACAGTTGTAGCCTTGGCCGTGGTGCTGCTGGCGCGTTGCATTGATGCAGATGAAGCGTTTTCCTTTGTTGATGGACGTCTTCTGGCGCTGATCTTTTCCATGCTGGCGGTGGGGGCAGCCCTGGAGGCGTCAGGTGCTGTCGCGCTGATTGTCGAGGCGATTGCGCCTGTGTTATCCATGTTGCCTGCGTTTTTGGTGATCTGGGCGATTTACCTGATCACCTCGGTGTTGACCGAACTGATCAGCAACAACGCTGTGGCTGTTGTGGTTACGCCCATTGCCATCGGACTGGCCGAAGCGCTTGGTGTGGACGCGCGGCCTTTGGTGATCGCGGTTATGGTCGCGGCCTCGGCCAGTTTTGCCACGCCCATCGGCTATCAGACCAACACGCTGGTTTATGGTCCCGGCGGGTATAAGTTCACAGACTTTATGAAGGTCGGTATTCCGCTTAACCTGAGCATTGGAGTGTTGGCGAGCGTGCTTATTCCGTTTATCTGGCCGCTTTGA
- a CDS encoding ABC transporter ATP-binding protein, translated as MITVTNFSKQYKGFTAVKNLSFSVEPGQILGLLGPNGAGKTTTLRTLCGIIPPSAGSLLVAGHDVVQAPIEAKKNLGYIPDDPRLFDTMTVWEHLAFTAAAYKLADFEKDAEALLASFELTHKRDTLVHNLSRGMRQKVAIACAFLHDPKVILFDEPLTGLDPQGIRGIQQAIRDRAQAGAAIIISSHLLSLFENLCTHIMVLNLGECRRFGTMEDLLSEVGHTDSTSALEEVYFSITQAADPSSETAEV; from the coding sequence ATGATTACAGTCACGAACTTCAGCAAGCAGTACAAAGGCTTCACGGCCGTCAAGAACCTCAGTTTTTCAGTCGAACCCGGTCAAATCCTTGGATTGCTCGGGCCGAATGGGGCGGGCAAAACAACGACCTTGCGGACCTTGTGCGGGATTATCCCACCCAGCGCAGGCAGCCTCTTGGTTGCTGGCCATGACGTTGTCCAGGCGCCCATAGAAGCCAAAAAGAATCTCGGCTATATTCCTGACGATCCACGGCTCTTTGACACCATGACGGTTTGGGAACACCTGGCTTTCACCGCGGCGGCTTACAAACTCGCAGACTTCGAAAAGGATGCCGAAGCGCTCCTTGCGTCATTCGAACTCACACACAAGCGCGATACGCTTGTCCATAACTTGTCGCGCGGTATGCGGCAAAAGGTGGCGATCGCCTGTGCCTTTCTGCACGACCCAAAGGTGATCCTGTTCGATGAGCCTCTAACGGGGCTAGACCCCCAAGGTATCCGGGGGATTCAGCAAGCAATCCGCGACCGCGCGCAGGCTGGCGCGGCCATCATCATCAGCTCGCATCTTTTGAGCCTGTTCGAGAATTTGTGTACGCACATCATGGTGTTAAACCTTGGCGAATGCCGCCGTTTTGGCACGATGGAAGACTTGCTGAGCGAGGTTGGCCATACGGACAGTACGTCAGCCCTTGAAGAAGTGTATTTCTCAATCACGCAAGCCGCAGACCCGAGCTCAGAGACGGCAGAGGTCTAA
- a CDS encoding helix-turn-helix domain-containing protein, translating to MPPVQRCIPRPTRSSQYRKHGPCPIKKGHLRRHLDFLNLVELRFSDWSRIGAFAKELGCSEKSLSRSTKAISRQTPHQVLTTRIILEAKRQLANSDSRVSTIGSDLGFSEATNFTKYFYREVGLTPLAFRRQCLSQIRTV from the coding sequence ATGCCTCCGGTACAGCGTTGCATTCCTCGCCCCACAAGAAGCTCGCAATATCGCAAGCACGGCCCTTGCCCGATAAAAAAAGGGCATCTGCGACGGCATCTGGATTTTTTGAATTTAGTTGAGCTACGGTTTAGTGACTGGTCGCGCATTGGTGCTTTTGCGAAAGAGCTTGGTTGCTCAGAGAAAAGCCTAAGTCGTTCTACGAAAGCAATTTCGCGTCAGACACCACATCAGGTTCTGACCACGCGGATCATACTGGAAGCCAAGAGGCAATTGGCGAATTCCGACAGCAGGGTTTCGACCATCGGATCTGATCTCGGGTTCAGTGAAGCGACAAATTTCACGAAGTACTTCTATCGTGAGGTCGGGCTGACACCACTGGCATTCAGGCGTCAGTGTCTCAGCCAGATCAGGACCGTTTGA
- a CDS encoding winged helix-turn-helix domain-containing protein yields the protein MTFSFDEFELNTAKRTLRRNNVTISLEPQVFALINLLVENHDRVISKDELVEKIWGGRFISDAAIASRISLARAALGDDGKQQRYIKTVHGHGLTFAAQVSQMSNLVLGESIKSTSVQRIRFAQNADGHRLAYALTGAGPPLLRFPAPLTTDLEIEWKNPPERAYVDMLSKAFQLLRFDHVGAGQSERAEPRYDFAAQAADAAAVADAAGFDKFSAFSMTGGALAAIQFAVLYPERLQRLAIIGGYADGRLVRGKPEAEDPLKMLIAEGWQQEDNAFAKAFITSYYPEGPSEEVHSLVRHMQAACPPEIMLGDRDATNKASVANLLSQVRCPTLIIHARGDSVHPLSQAQKLAAGIPNAELVILETSNLLPYPGNKVWTSFTETLTEFLAN from the coding sequence ATGACATTCTCGTTCGACGAATTTGAACTCAACACTGCAAAGCGCACTTTAAGGCGCAATAACGTCACCATTTCTTTGGAACCGCAGGTATTTGCCCTGATCAATTTGCTTGTCGAAAACCATGACAGGGTCATCTCAAAAGACGAATTGGTCGAGAAGATTTGGGGTGGCCGCTTCATTTCTGATGCGGCAATTGCCAGCCGGATAAGCCTTGCTCGAGCTGCGCTTGGCGACGACGGCAAACAACAGCGCTACATCAAGACTGTTCACGGTCATGGGCTGACTTTTGCGGCTCAGGTTTCGCAGATGAGCAATCTGGTATTAGGAGAATCCATAAAGAGCACTTCCGTGCAGCGCATACGCTTTGCACAGAATGCAGATGGGCATAGGCTGGCTTACGCTCTCACTGGCGCAGGTCCGCCACTTCTTCGGTTTCCGGCTCCACTGACGACGGACCTAGAGATCGAATGGAAGAACCCACCAGAGCGCGCCTATGTGGATATGCTTTCAAAGGCGTTTCAACTCTTGAGATTTGATCATGTTGGCGCGGGTCAATCCGAACGTGCCGAACCGCGATATGACTTTGCGGCACAGGCTGCTGATGCTGCCGCGGTTGCAGACGCGGCGGGTTTCGATAAATTCTCTGCGTTTTCGATGACAGGCGGCGCTTTGGCCGCCATCCAATTTGCAGTGCTTTACCCCGAAAGACTGCAACGCTTGGCTATTATTGGTGGATACGCCGACGGGCGCCTGGTTCGCGGCAAGCCTGAGGCAGAAGATCCTCTCAAGATGCTAATTGCCGAAGGGTGGCAGCAAGAAGACAACGCATTCGCTAAGGCATTCATAACGTCATATTATCCCGAAGGTCCGTCCGAGGAAGTCCACAGTCTTGTACGCCACATGCAAGCTGCTTGTCCGCCAGAAATCATGCTGGGAGACAGGGATGCAACGAACAAGGCCTCAGTCGCAAACCTGTTGTCGCAGGTTCGCTGCCCGACTTTGATAATACATGCTCGAGGCGATTCCGTTCACCCGCTTAGCCAAGCGCAAAAACTGGCCGCGGGCATTCCAAATGCAGAATTGGTAATCTTGGAAACATCTAATCTCCTACCTTATCCAGGAAACAAGGTTTGGACATCATTCACCGAAACACTAACCGAGTTTCTTGCCAATTAG
- a CDS encoding tetratricopeptide repeat protein — MDFYRANARNLRDRLARVLPKWSEDQPGYSIVLGMYAFGLEEAGDYSRGEAVGKEAIERDPLDCWAHHAVAHVLEMQGRAEEGIQWMSSREPHWSGDDNFFKVHNWWHNALYHLEGGKPDAVIQLYDARVRGEESQVALDLVDASALLWRLHMEGHDVGDRWAEVARCWDAHADGRLYPFNDWHAAMAYLGAGRESEVERILQQYRTVDDSGGETASWAQVTGMPLIQGFRAFWEGRYDQAVDILHPARFVANSFGGSHAQRDVIDWTLTEAAVRSGKSGAAEALTAERLAVKPHSPINKSFLRRAKSSRKALEAIELIAS, encoded by the coding sequence ATGGATTTCTACCGAGCGAACGCACGCAATCTGCGTGACCGCTTGGCACGCGTCCTGCCAAAATGGTCGGAAGATCAACCAGGCTACTCTATTGTTTTGGGCATGTACGCCTTCGGTTTGGAAGAAGCCGGGGACTACTCCCGGGGCGAAGCTGTTGGCAAGGAAGCGATTGAACGCGACCCACTCGATTGCTGGGCGCACCACGCTGTCGCGCATGTTCTTGAAATGCAAGGCCGCGCCGAGGAAGGCATTCAATGGATGTCTTCGCGCGAGCCGCATTGGTCCGGCGATGACAACTTCTTTAAGGTTCACAATTGGTGGCACAACGCACTCTACCATCTCGAAGGTGGCAAGCCCGACGCAGTTATCCAGCTTTACGATGCGCGCGTGCGCGGCGAAGAAAGTCAAGTTGCCCTGGATTTGGTGGATGCCTCGGCTTTGCTTTGGCGGTTGCATATGGAAGGGCACGATGTCGGCGACCGATGGGCCGAAGTTGCGCGTTGTTGGGATGCACATGCGGATGGGCGGCTCTATCCTTTCAATGACTGGCATGCAGCGATGGCATATCTGGGTGCAGGTCGCGAAAGCGAGGTTGAGCGGATATTGCAACAGTACCGCACTGTCGACGATTCCGGTGGCGAGACTGCCAGTTGGGCGCAAGTCACTGGCATGCCGTTGATCCAGGGCTTCCGTGCCTTTTGGGAAGGACGCTACGACCAAGCTGTTGATATTCTTCACCCGGCCAGGTTTGTCGCAAACTCTTTCGGGGGAAGCCACGCTCAACGCGACGTCATTGATTGGACATTGACTGAAGCAGCGGTGCGCTCAGGCAAAAGTGGTGCTGCCGAGGCGCTGACCGCCGAAAGGCTGGCCGTGAAACCGCATAGTCCAATCAACAAGAGCTTTCTGAGGCGTGCAAAATCTTCTCGCAAAGCCTTGGAGGCTATTGAGTTAATAGCGTCGTAA
- a CDS encoding TIGR00282 family metallophosphoesterase → MRILYLGDIVGRAGRQAVADRLPQLRSDWKLDFVVVNGENATGGIGLSGAHAKALLDAGVDCLTLGDHAFDQKDMLQFIEGEPRIIRPLNFAKDAPGRGHRVFSDLRGRKILVAQVLGQVFMKRAFADPFSAVDTVMKAHVPGAVQASLIDIHCEATSEKMGMGHYCDGRASIVVGSHTHVPTGDAQILPGGTAFQSDAGMCGDYLSVIGMEKAEPMRRFVTGMGKERFKPAMGEVTLCGLYVETDDATGKATRVEMVRHGGRLPQSGP, encoded by the coding sequence ATGAGAATTCTGTATCTTGGTGACATTGTGGGCCGCGCCGGGCGGCAGGCTGTGGCAGACCGGCTGCCGCAGTTGCGCAGCGATTGGAAACTCGATTTTGTGGTGGTCAATGGTGAGAACGCCACGGGCGGTATCGGCCTCAGCGGGGCACATGCCAAGGCGCTGCTGGATGCTGGTGTGGATTGCCTGACACTGGGCGATCATGCCTTTGACCAGAAGGATATGCTGCAGTTTATTGAGGGCGAACCACGCATCATCCGACCGCTCAATTTTGCCAAGGATGCGCCGGGACGGGGGCATCGGGTATTTTCAGACTTGCGAGGGCGAAAAATCCTTGTGGCCCAAGTGCTTGGACAGGTGTTCATGAAGCGCGCCTTTGCCGATCCGTTCAGTGCCGTGGACACGGTGATGAAAGCGCATGTTCCGGGGGCGGTGCAGGCCAGCCTCATAGACATTCACTGTGAAGCCACCAGCGAGAAGATGGGCATGGGGCATTACTGCGACGGTCGCGCCAGCATTGTGGTGGGCAGTCACACACACGTGCCCACGGGCGACGCGCAAATCTTGCCAGGCGGCACGGCCTTTCAAAGTGATGCAGGCATGTGCGGTGATTACCTCAGTGTGATTGGCATGGAAAAGGCCGAACCCATGCGCCGCTTTGTGACCGGCATGGGCAAGGAGCGGTTCAAGCCAGCGATGGGCGAGGTGACGCTGTGCGGTCTTTACGTGGAGACCGATGACGCCACGGGCAAAGCCACGCGCGTCGAGATGGTCCGACATGGCGGGCGATTGCCTCAGTCGGGACCATGA
- a CDS encoding GntR family transcriptional regulator → MAKEAYSIIKERILSGVYGSGEFINELALAEELNVSRTPIRESLARLEWEKLVTIIPRAGAMVAPTELNTVKEAYQVRLVLEGELGRRAAVRATPEMIDALEEIKHKCEGFVEAGTQDDLNAISREYRAVLGAAASNKTLFEMSDLLFNVSVRVWHTIPEKDAHAQLATALIAEIDAMIEAFKAKDGGAAQKAMQDALQYYTEKLRSLF, encoded by the coding sequence ATGGCCAAGGAAGCATATTCCATCATCAAGGAGCGCATCCTGTCAGGGGTGTATGGCTCCGGCGAGTTCATCAATGAGCTGGCGCTGGCCGAGGAGCTCAATGTCAGCCGCACACCGATCCGCGAAAGCCTTGCGCGGCTCGAATGGGAGAAGCTCGTTACGATCATCCCGCGGGCAGGCGCAATGGTGGCCCCCACTGAGCTTAACACCGTCAAAGAGGCCTATCAGGTCCGGTTGGTTCTGGAAGGAGAGCTGGGCCGACGCGCAGCGGTCCGTGCGACGCCTGAGATGATCGACGCGCTGGAGGAGATCAAGCACAAATGCGAGGGCTTTGTCGAAGCCGGAACCCAGGATGACCTCAATGCGATTTCGCGTGAATACCGGGCCGTTTTGGGAGCCGCCGCGAGTAACAAGACCCTCTTCGAGATGTCGGACCTCTTGTTCAACGTCTCTGTTCGGGTTTGGCATACTATCCCTGAAAAGGATGCACATGCGCAGCTGGCGACCGCTCTGATCGCAGAGATCGACGCGATGATAGAGGCATTCAAAGCAAAAGATGGTGGGGCCGCTCAGAAAGCGATGCAGGACGCCCTTCAGTATTACACGGAGAAATTGAGAAGCCTGTTCTGA